GAACTTTGGATGATAATAAATGGAGAAGGTGGACACATATGTTACATCGATTAATTCTTGTCCAATTAACTGATCAAGAAGATACTTTCAAATGGAATCTCACCACATCTGGTATTTTTTCTGTTAAAATAATGTACACTGACTTGCTTAATGATCATACGGTTTTTCTCAAAAAATTATTTGGAAAATAAAGGTACCGCTAAAAATTAGGATATTTATGTGGTTTCTCTATAAGAAAGTTATTCTCACAAAAGATATTTTTGTAAAACATAATTGACATGGGGACATTAAATGTTATTTTTGTGATCAAGAGGAGACAATACAACATCTCGTTATTTCATGTCCTTTCACACAATTGATTTGGAGAATTATCTACATGCCTTTTAATTTgccaccctgatacgtctccaacgtatcgataatttcttatgttccatgccactttattgatgatacctacatgttttatgcatactttatgttatatttatgcattttccggcactaacctactaacgagatgccgaagagccagttgctgttttctgctgtttttggtttcagaaatcctagtaaggaaatattctcggaattggacgaaatcaacgcccaggatcttatttttccacgaagcttccagaagtccggagaggaaacgaagtggggcgacgaggcggccacatgctagggcggtgcggcccaagacctggccgcgccggcctactgtgtgggccccttgcgtcgcccctaaacctacctatttaagccttcgtcgataataattccagtaccgagagccatgatacggaaaaccttccagacacgccgccgccaatcccatcccgggggattcaggagatcgcctccggcaccctgccggagaggggaatcatctcccggaggactcttcaccgccatggtcgcatccagagtgatgagtgagtagtctacccctggactatgggtccatagcagtagctagatggtcgtcttctcctaattgtgctatcattgttggatcttgtgagctgcctaacatgatcaagatcatctatctgtaatgctacatgttgtgtttgttgggatccgatgaatagagaatgctatgttattttgattatcaatctattatctatgtgttgtttatgatcttgcatgctctccgttactagtagagtctCTGGCcaggtttttgcttgtaactccaagagggagtatttatgctcgatagtgggttcatgtctccattaaatctgggggagtgacagaaacctctaaggttgtggatgtgctgttgccactagggataaaacatcgatgctatgtctaaggatgtatgtgttgattacattacgcaccatacttaatgcaattatctgttgtttgcaacttaatactggagggggttcggatgataacctgaaggtggactttttaggcatagatgcatgctggatagcggtctatgtactttgtcgtaatgcccaattaaatctcacaatactcatcatatcatgtatgtgcatggtcatgccctctttatttgtcaattgcccaactgtaatttgttcacccaacatacttattcttatgggagagacgcctctagtgaactgtggaccccggaatCCCTGGTTCTACtgtaatactcgttctactattttctgcaaacaatcatcatccacactatacatctaatcctttgttacagcaagccggtgagattgacaacctcactgttacgttgggacaaagtatcttggttgtgttgtgcaggttccacgttggcgccggaatccctagtgttgcgccgcactacactccgccgccatcaaccttcaacgtgcttcttggctcctactggttcgataaaccttggtttcttactgagggaaaacttgccgctgtacgcatcacaccttcctcttggggttcccaacggtcgcgtgctgtacgcgtatcaagactgttttctggcgccgttgccggggacctgaagaaaagttacaccacagagatctctaactcccacgtcaactttgcgctagcaactgttttctggcgccgttgccggggagatcaagacacgctgcaaggggagtctctacctccaatctctttactttgtttttgtcttgctttattttatgtactactttgtttgctgcactaaatcaaaacacaaaaatagttgctagttttactttacttgctatcttgtttgcaatctctatattaaaaacacaaaaaaattagttacttgcatttactttatctagtttgctttatttactgttgctaaaatgggtactcctgaaaatactaagttgtgtgacttcacaaccacaaataataatgatttcttatgcacacctattgctccacctgctactacagcagaattctttgaaattaaacctgctttactgaatcttgttatgagagagcaattttctggtgttagttctgatgatgctgctgcccatcttaataattttgttgaactatgtgaaatgcaaaagtataaggatgtagatggtgacattataaaattaaaattgtttcctttctcattaagaggaagagctaaagattggttgctatctctgcctaagaatagtattgattcatggactaaatgcaaggatgcttttattggtagatattatcctcctgctaaaattatatctttgagaagtagcataatgaattttaaacaattggataatgagcatgttgcacaagcatgggaaagaatgaaatctttggttaaaaattgcccaacccatggactgactacttggatgatcatccaaacctcttatgcaggactgaatttttcttcgcggaacctattggattcagctgctggaggtacctttatgtccatcactctaggcgacgcaacaaagattcttgataatatgatgattaattactctgaatggcacacagaaagagctccacaaggtaagaaggtaaattctgtcgaagaaacctcttccttgagtgataagattgatgctattatgtctatgcttgtgaatggtaggacaaatattgatcctaataatgttctgttagcttcattggttgcccaagaagaacatgttgatgtaaactacattaaaaataataatttcaacaacaatgcttaccggaacaattctagtaagaactataggccatatccttataataatggcaacggctatggtaattcttatgggaattattacaacaataataggaatacaccccctggaattgaagccatgcttaaagaatttattagtacacaaactgcttttaacaaatctgttgaagaaaagcttgggaaaattgatatacttgcttctaaagtcgatagtcttgctactgatgttgatcttttgaaatcgaaagttatgcctaatgaaaataataataataaaattgttactacagcaaatgccatccaagttagaattaatgagaatataagattgatggccgaattgcgtgctaggtgggaaaaagaagaaaatgctaaagataacaatgtagctaaagtttggactattaccaccactagtaatgctaatgctccacatgttgctgcacctcctactatcaatggtaaaataattggtgttggcaatgtttccacttctaatgcaaagcgtgaaaaactgcctgaaactgctaaaactgctgaaactgcctgtgataaaactgctgaaattttttccaacattggggacaatgatcccattgctttagattataatggtttggattttgatgattgccacatctctgaagttataaagttattacaaaaacttgctaagagtcctaatgctagtgctataaatttggctttcacaaaacatattacaaatgctctcataaaagctagagaagagaaattaaatcgcgaagcttctattcctaggaagctagaggatggttgggagcccatcattaagatgaaggtcaatgattttgattgtaatgctttatgtgatcttggtgcaagtatttccgttatgcctagaaagatctataatatgcttgacttgccaccattgaaaaattgttatttggatgttaatcttgctgataattctacaaagaaacctttggggggagttgataatgttcgcattaccgttaacaacaaccttgtccccgttgattttgttgtcttggatattgaatgcaatgcatcttgtcccattatattgggaagaccttttcttcgaactgttggtgctattattgatatgaaggaaggtaatattaaatatcaatttcctctcaagaaaggtatggaacacttccctagaaagagaatgaagttaccttttgattctatcattagaacaaattatgatgttgatgcttcgtctcttgatgttacttgatacacactttctgctcctagctgaaaggcgttaaagaaaagcgcttatgggagacaacccatgattttactactgcacttttattttatatttgagttttagaagttgttactactgtagcaacctctccttatcttagttttgttgcattgttgtgccaagtaaagtctttgatagtaaggttcatactagatttggattactgcgcagaaacagatttcttgctgtcacgaatctgggcctaattctctgtaggtaactcagaaaattatgccaatttacgtgagtgatcctcagatatgtacgcaactttcattcaatttgagcattttcatttgagcaagtctggtgcctcttagaaattcgtctttacggactgttctgttttgacagattctgccttttatttcgcattgcctgttttgctatgcttgctggatttttctattccattaactttcagtagctttgtgcaatgtccagaagtgttaagaatgattatgtcacctctgaacatgtgaattttgattgtgcactaaccctctaatgagttgttttgagtttggtgtggaggaacttttcaaggatcaagagaggaggatgatacaatatgatcaaggagagtgaaacctctaagcttggggatgacccggtggttcacccctgcatatttcaagaagactcaagcgtctaagcttggggatgcccaaggcatccccttcttcatcgacaacattatcaggttcctctagtgaaactatatttttattccatcacatcttatgtactttgcttggagcgtctgtttgtttttgttttgtttgaataagatggatcctagaattcattttgtgggagagagacacgctccgctgttgcatatggacaaatatttccttaggctttactcataatattcatggcgaaggttgaatcttcttcgttaaaatgttatatggttggaaacgggaaatgctacatgtagtaattggtagaatgtcttgaataatttgatatttggcaattgttgtgctcatgtttaagctcttgcatcatatactttgcacctattaatgaagaaatacatagagcttgctaaaatttggtttgcataattggtctctctaaggtctagataatttctagtaagggtcgaacaacaaggaagacggtatagagtcttataatgcttacaatatgtcttttatgtgagttttgctgtaccgcttcatacttgtgtttgtttcaaataaccttgctagcctaaaccttgtattgagagggaatacttctcatgcatccaaaatccttgagccaaacactatgccatttgtgtccaccatacctacctactacatggtatttctccgccattccaaagtaaattgcttgagtgctatctttaaatttctatcctttacctttgcaatatatagctcatgggacaaatagcctaaaaactattgtggtattgaatatgtacttatgcattttatttcttataagttgcttgttgtgcgataaccatgttcctggggacgccatcaactactctttgttgaatgtcatgtgagttgctatgcatgtccatcttgtctgatgtaagggcgatttaccatgagttgaatggtttgagcatgcatactgttagagaagaacattgggacgctaactaaagccatgatccatggtggaagtttcagttttggacaaatatcctcaatctcatatgagaaaattaattgttgttgaatgcttatgcgttaaagaggagtccattatctgttgtctatgttgtctcggtatggatgtctaagttgagaataatcaaaagcgagaaatccaatgcgagctttctccttagacctttgtacaggcggcatagaggtacccctttgtgacacttggttaaaacatatgtattgcggtgataatccaggtaatccgagctaattaggacaaggtgcgggcactattagtatactatgcatgaggcttgcaacttgtaggatataatttacatgatgcatatgctttattactaccgttgacaaaattgtttcttgttttcaaaatcaaagctctagcacaaatatagcaatcaatgcttccctctgcgaagggtctttcttttacttttatgttgagtcagttcacctatttctctccatctcaagaagcaaatacttgtgtgaactgtgcattgattcctacatacttgcatattgcacttattatattactttatgttgacaatatccatgagatatacatgttacaagttgaaagcaaccgctgaaacttaatcttcctttgtgttgcttcaatgcctctactttgaaattattgctttatgagttaactcttatgcaagactcattgatgcttgtcttgaaagtactattcatgaaaactctttgctatatgattcatttgtttactcattgcattaacattgctttgatcgttgcattcattacatgtgcttacaatagtatgatcaagattatgatggcatgtcacttcagaaattatctttgttatcgtttacctactcgggacgagcagaaactaagcttggggatgctgatacgtctccaacgtatcgataatttcttatgttccatgccactttattgatgatacctacatgttttatgcatactttatgtcatatttatgcattttccggcactaacctattaacgagatgccgaagagccagttgttgttttctgctgtttttggtttcagaaatcctagtaaggaaatattctcggaattggacgaaatcaacgcccaggatcttatttttccacgaagcttccagaagtccggagaggaaacgaagtggggcgacgaggcggccacacgctagggcggcgcggcccaagccctggccgcgccggcctactgtgtgggcccctcgcgtcgcccctaaacctacctcctctgcctatttaagccttcgtcgataataattccagtaccgagagccacgatacggaaaaccttccagagacgccgccgccgccaatcccatctcgggggattcaggagatcgcctccggcaccctgctggagaggggaatcatctcccggaggactcttcaccgccatggtcgcctccggagtgatgagtgagtagtctacccctggactatgggtccatagcagtagctagatggtcgtcttctcctaattgtgctatcattgttggatcttgtgagctgcctaacataaacaagatcatctatccgtaatgctacatgttgtgtttgttgggatcctatgaatagagaatgctatgttattttgattatcaatctattatctatgtgttgtttatgatcttgcatgctctccgttactagtagaggctctggccaagtttttgcttgtaactccaagagggagtatttatgctcgatagtgggttcatgtctccattaaatctgggggagtgacagaaacctctaaggttgtggatgtgctgttgccactagggataaaacatcgatgctatgtctaaggatgtatgtattgattacattacgcaccatacttaatgcaagtgtctgttgtttgtaacttaatactggagggggttcggatgataacctgaaggtggactttttagacatagatgcatgctggatagcggtctatgtactttgtcgtaatgcccaattaaatctcacaatactcatcatatcatgtatgtgcatggtcatgccctctttatttgtcaattgcccaactgtaatttgttcacccaacatacttattcttatgggagagacgcctctagtgaactgtggaccccggtccattcttttaatcgaatacaatctactgcaatactcgttctactgttttctgcaaacaatcatcatccacactatacatctaatcctttgttacagcaagccggtgagattgacaacctcactgttacgttgggacaaagtatcttggttgtgttgtgcaggttccacgttggcgccgaaatccctggtgttgcgccgcactacactacgccgccatcaaccttcaacgtgcttcttggctcctactggttcgataaaccttggtttcttactgagggaaaacttgccgctgtacgcatcacaccttcctcttggggttcccaacggtcgcgtgctgtacgcgtatcacacccCTGCTAATATTACAAACATGTTTGGGAATTGGTTGAATGAGGTTCGCAAAAAGGATAAGAAACCATTAGAGTTGGTGTCTGTGCTATTCTGTGGTCAATATGGAAAGTCGTAATGACTACATTTTTAACAAAACAAGTTTTCCATCATTTTTGCAGGTTATATCTCTAGCTACCCATTGGATCCATATGTGGTCCTATCTACAGTCGGAGGACGAGCGTCCGGATATGGATAGTGGGTGCAGCCGACTGGCAATTGtagcacgggatttttacagccgGTATGGATGGTGTGCTGACAAACGGTTGACACACTGATGCAAAGGCGTTTCATGTCCTTCTTTCTTTTTCGGTGGCTCATTTTTGTTGAGATCCTTTGTGATCCGTGATGTGTAATATTTTGAATACTCATGTAAGATTGATTTTATTTAAATAAAGGCAGccgtatgcatcaattgatgcagaggcaggggatccccatttcgaaaaaaaaaactgtGTGACTGGCGTGTTGTGGTCTAGCTTTTTCCTTTGTGTGATGAATTTTGGTTGCCTCTGGGTTACATATGCGAGGGGATGTTGGTGGGGAGCATCATGTGCATCATGTGCCTCTGTAGTTGGTTGGTTTATTAAAATGTTTGCATGTTTACGAATTTACGGGGTTGATTTTAAGTAGAAATCGGAGGTTAGACCATTCTTTAGTTGTGTTCTGATCAAGAATGAGCTAGCTCTTTAGGCAAGATCCAATGGATATGAGATTCAATTGGGATAACCACTGTGCCATATGTATAGAACAGTAGAAATCATAGAGGTGTAGCGCCCAACGGTGTCGCAAAACAATATTCCTACAGGTGTACTGCAGTGGCCAAGCCATGCCAGGATGTAAACGGCACGACGAAGCGCGCCTATTCGTCTAGTAATAGTTATTTTCGTACTTCTTCTTAATTCATAGCAACGCATGGGTATTTATATTAGCTAGTAAAGTACCATATAGCTAGCTAACCATCTCACTAGTTAACCAAAATTAATGATCAATCGCTGGCTACGGCCACGCTAGTTGTAAGGGTAGTGGCCAAGCCGGAGCTCCAAGTCCACGTCCTCGGTGCTGTGCCCGTTCCTTCCCAATGTAAGCCCCAGGTGAACCTGATCCCCACCGGCACCGTCTTGCTGGCCGGCCGCAGGCGGAGCGACCCCGCGCGACTTGCCTCCACTGATGCCGCGGTCCTTGCGGTGGATGTTCATGTGCCCGCCAAGCGCCTGAGCGTTAGTGAAACCCCTCTTGCAGAAGCTGCACTCGTAGTACGCCTGAGCCCGTTTGGACCCACCAGATTCTTCGGGCGAGCCGCTCTTGTTGAAGCCCCCTCCCTCCATGGTCCGCTTCAAAGCGCGCGTGCGCGCTCGCGTCTGCGCGTACTGTGTGAAGTTTCTAGGGCATTGTGTTGGCTTGGAGAAATGTGTTGAGGTTTGGAGAAGGCAACAAGGGCAGATGTGCTATATAGTGACAGCTACTAAGTACAAACCGTTGCTAGCTGCTAGCATCGGGAAGGCCGGGAGTTGATGGACACGGCTAAAATATTTGTCGTTAAGTTTTGGCGTTTGGGTGGAGACACGATCGAGTAAACTACTCTGCCGGCCGCCGTGCCCTTGCCGCCCTCGTCGGCGAATACAGCAGGTAGGAACGGTTCTTTCTTGGCGTGGTGTAGGGATCAGCGATGAATGCCATGTTAGAATGTTCGTTATGGGTCTGCGTATGCCAGTGCGTATTCCTCCAGGACTAGGGTGAGTGTGAGAGGATGATACTTGGACAACCGGCCAACTGCACTTATTATAGTACTAGCAGAATGTTCATGCGTTGCCACGATTTATTGTTTTTTACCTCGTTACACAAAACATAATCCTTGTGAAAATTCATGTGTATTTGAAAAACATTAAAAGCCAACTTAACTTGAATGCATTTTTATTTTAGTCCTAATTTGATGCTGTAAACATAATATACAGCAAAAAAGCAGTTAATATCTCTTATTAACTAAGATTTACTTGACAGCCTGTTTAAGTTATTTGAGATATTGTTTAAATCATTTGCGTTGTATTACCTCTGTTTGAAAACATAAGCCTTTTTAGAAAGCTAACTTATAGCTATCTAAAAAGGCGTATTTTTTTTATCAAAGGTAGAACTTTATTTGTTGTAGACGAGAAACCGTGTAGTAACCATCCTACAGGAGACTTGGGGAGTGATGCGtttccaaaagaaaagaaaattgtgTTATTCAATTTAATAAAATCTAGTAAATATACGAATGCATCTCATTACAAAATATAAGAATATAGTATTGTAGTAGCTAGCACGGCTAAAATGATAAGTAGCACATGATGGGACGGAAATTCATGAGAGTCCAACCTCATATCAGGATTTTTTTTTGCGGAGAATGTGAGGAACATCCATTGACGGTAGGTTATGCAAATGATGTGAATATTGTGGCGTGAATGTTGTGGGTAtatttcatgggtgtaccatcgacagtgcctagatccggcaagctcgGGTGGTCCATAGACGGTgattgtggcatgtggcccatcgggcggcccagttgttgtagatcaagatggatgaagtccagcccagggacaaggagccggatcgaccgatcaactctagaagtcggatccggcctggcccattagggaTAGCCGGATCTGGTGCGACGTGtaagggaaggcggatccttgacgtacacgccaagatattgtacc
This region of Lolium perenne isolate Kyuss_39 chromosome 2, Kyuss_2.0, whole genome shotgun sequence genomic DNA includes:
- the LOC127330168 gene encoding uncharacterized protein; this translates as MEGGGFNKSGSPEESGGSKRAQAYYECSFCKRGFTNAQALGGHMNIHRKDRGISGGKSRGVAPPAAGQQDGAGGDQVHLGLTLGRNGHSTEDVDLELRLGHYPYN